Proteins encoded together in one Mycolicibacter minnesotensis window:
- a CDS encoding nuclear transport factor 2 family protein, whose product MMDAAASDSATAASEVVLAMWQALARHDWDALKTFLAADCLYVDMPMPAVGARGPEDIVTRLRLLFDRLAGYQHHGGQLVSNGADVMYEHSETWIFPTGEQGTLKFATVHRVIDGKIATWKDYWDYSSLLAFIPPNYFDSFGTEDMSWVFDATELV is encoded by the coding sequence ATGATGGACGCTGCCGCGTCGGATTCAGCCACCGCCGCAAGTGAGGTCGTCCTGGCCATGTGGCAGGCCCTGGCGCGACACGACTGGGACGCACTGAAGACCTTCTTGGCGGCGGACTGCCTCTACGTCGACATGCCGATGCCGGCGGTGGGGGCACGCGGTCCCGAGGACATCGTCACGCGGCTCAGGTTATTGTTCGACCGGTTGGCCGGCTACCAGCACCACGGTGGCCAGCTGGTGTCCAACGGCGCAGATGTCATGTACGAACACTCCGAAACCTGGATCTTCCCCACCGGCGAACAGGGCACCCTCAAGTTCGCCACGGTGCACCGCGTGATCGACGGAAAGATCGCGACGTGGAAAGACTACTGGGACTACTCCAGCCTGCTGGCTTTCATCCCGCCGAACTATTTCGACAGCTTCGGCACCGAGGACATGTCGTGGGTATTCGACGCCACCGAATTGGTGTGA
- a CDS encoding carbohydrate ABC transporter permease, with amino-acid sequence MTSRNAAVYALLTVGALITLAPFGLGLLTSFTPARQFATGTPLSWPHPPTLDNYGDLGGAGFGRAAAVTTLMTAVILIGQLSFSVLAAYAFARLDFPGRDTLFWVYVATLMVPATVTVVPLYLMMAQLGLRNTFWALVLPFVFGSPYAIFLLRQHFRAVPTDLINAARLDGANALDVIVHVMLPASRPILVTLGLITVVSQWNNFMWPLVITSGDKWRVLTVATAALQSRYNAQWTLVMAATTVAMVPLIVLFMVFQRRIVQSIVVTGIK; translated from the coding sequence ATGACCTCACGTAACGCCGCCGTCTACGCGCTGCTGACGGTCGGCGCGCTGATCACCCTGGCGCCCTTCGGGCTCGGACTGTTGACGTCCTTCACCCCGGCACGCCAGTTCGCCACCGGCACCCCGCTGTCCTGGCCACATCCGCCGACTCTGGACAACTACGGCGATCTCGGCGGTGCCGGATTCGGGCGTGCCGCGGCGGTGACCACGTTGATGACCGCGGTGATCCTGATTGGGCAGCTCAGCTTCTCCGTGCTGGCCGCCTACGCCTTCGCGCGACTGGATTTTCCGGGCCGCGACACGTTGTTCTGGGTGTATGTGGCCACTTTGATGGTTCCGGCCACCGTGACCGTGGTGCCGCTCTACCTGATGATGGCGCAGCTGGGGCTGCGCAATACGTTCTGGGCCCTGGTGTTGCCGTTTGTCTTCGGCTCTCCGTATGCGATCTTTTTGCTGCGACAGCATTTTCGTGCTGTGCCCACCGATTTGATCAATGCCGCGCGCCTCGACGGCGCGAACGCCCTGGACGTGATCGTGCACGTGATGCTGCCCGCCAGCAGACCGATCCTGGTCACCCTGGGTTTGATCACCGTGGTCTCGCAATGGAACAACTTCATGTGGCCCTTGGTGATCACCAGCGGTGACAAGTGGCGGGTCTTGACGGTGGCGACCGCGGCGCTGCAATCTCGCTACAACGCGCAGTGGACACTGGTGATGGCGGCGACCACGGTGGCCATGGTTCCGCTGATCGTGCTGTTCATGGTGTTCCAGCGGCGGATCGTGCAATCGATCGTGGTCACGGGGATCAAGTGA
- a CDS encoding metallopeptidase TldD-related protein, which produces MIGPQQVIETALTASKRANTETIVLVTDRTEASLRWAGNSMTTNGVSNSRTTTVVSIVFDDAGARVGSLRSAEVDPALIPDLVAASAEAAAGAPEARDVAELLRGNGIPDDWDEPVPQTGAEVFAGLATSLSRGFAGEDQLYGFARHEVQTTFLASSTGLRRRFTQPTGTVEINAKRNGASAWAGISTPDFVDVPGDALLEQLSTRLGWAARRVDLPAGRYETLMPPSTVADMMIYLGWTMSGRGAQEGRTALSAPGGGTRVGERLSELPLTLYSDPHAYGLECAPFVATGTSSETASVFDNGLDIGCVDWIRGGVINALAYPRAAAAEFGVPVALAADNLLMTGGSASMDEMIASTERGLLLTTLWYIREVDPTSLLLTGLTRDGVYLVEDGKVTAAVNNFRFNESPLDLLRRATQAGIAEPTLPREWGDWATRAVMPSLRIPDFHMSSVSQAQ; this is translated from the coding sequence ATGATAGGGCCGCAACAGGTCATCGAGACCGCGCTGACGGCCTCAAAGCGCGCCAACACCGAGACCATCGTGCTGGTCACCGACCGGACCGAGGCATCGCTTCGGTGGGCCGGTAACTCGATGACCACCAACGGGGTGTCCAACAGTCGGACCACCACCGTCGTCTCGATCGTCTTCGACGACGCCGGCGCACGGGTCGGTTCCCTGCGCTCGGCGGAGGTGGATCCGGCGCTGATCCCTGATCTGGTCGCGGCATCTGCAGAAGCGGCGGCAGGCGCGCCGGAGGCCCGTGATGTCGCGGAACTGCTGCGCGGCAACGGTATACCGGATGATTGGGATGAGCCTGTTCCGCAGACCGGCGCGGAGGTGTTCGCCGGGCTGGCCACGTCACTGAGTCGCGGATTTGCTGGGGAAGACCAGCTCTACGGGTTCGCCCGCCATGAGGTGCAGACCACGTTCTTGGCATCATCGACGGGGTTGAGGCGACGTTTCACTCAACCCACCGGGACGGTGGAGATCAACGCCAAGCGCAATGGCGCCAGTGCCTGGGCGGGGATCAGCACGCCAGATTTCGTTGACGTTCCCGGTGATGCACTGCTGGAGCAGCTGTCTACCCGGCTCGGGTGGGCGGCTCGGCGGGTGGATCTGCCCGCGGGTCGCTACGAGACATTGATGCCACCGTCCACGGTGGCCGACATGATGATCTACCTCGGCTGGACGATGAGCGGTCGCGGGGCTCAGGAGGGCCGGACGGCGTTGTCGGCACCCGGCGGCGGCACCCGGGTGGGGGAGCGGCTGTCCGAGCTGCCGTTGACGCTGTATTCCGACCCGCACGCGTACGGGCTCGAGTGTGCGCCGTTCGTGGCGACCGGCACCTCGTCGGAGACCGCATCGGTATTCGACAACGGCCTCGACATCGGTTGCGTGGACTGGATCCGGGGCGGGGTGATCAACGCGCTGGCCTACCCCCGGGCCGCCGCTGCCGAGTTCGGCGTCCCGGTCGCGCTGGCCGCCGACAACCTGTTGATGACGGGTGGTTCGGCCAGCATGGACGAGATGATCGCCTCGACCGAGCGTGGACTGCTGCTGACCACACTGTGGTACATCCGTGAAGTCGACCCCACCTCGCTGCTATTGACCGGTTTGACTCGCGATGGCGTCTACCTGGTCGAAGACGGCAAAGTGACCGCGGCGGTGAACAATTTCCGGTTCAACGAGAGCCCACTGGACCTGCTGCGCCGCGCCACCCAGGCCGGCATTGCCGAACCGACCCTGCCGCGGGAGTGGGGTGATTGGGCTACCCGGGCGGTGATGCCGTCACTGCGCATTCCGGACTTCCACATGTCGTCGGTGAGTCAGGCGCAATGA
- the htpG gene encoding molecular chaperone HtpG yields the protein MSANVEQLEFQAEARQLLDLMIHSVYSNKDAFLRELISNASDALDKLRLEAFRNKDLEVDTSDLHIEIEVDTSARTLTVRDNGIGMSRDEVVDLIGTLARSGTAELRQQLREAQNAEASEELIGQFGIGFYSVFMVADRVEMVTHKAGQSEGIRWASSGDGTYTIEPVDSAPQGTSITLHLKPEDAEDELHDYTAEWTIRGLVKKYSDFIAWPIRMQVERRTPPEQEGGDETVTVETQTLNSMQALWARPKEEVSQEEYSEFYKHIAHAWDEPLEVIAMKAEGTFEYQALLFIPSHAPFDLFSRDAQVGVQLYVKRVFIMGDCDQLMPEYLRFIKGVVDAADMSLNVSREILQQDRQINAIRRRLTKKVLSTIKELQSQRPEDYRTFWTEFGRVVKEGLLSDFDNQDALLGISSFASTHSDSEPTTLAQYVERMKDGQEQIFYATGESRQQLLRSPHLEAFKAKGYEVLLLTDPVDELWVNTVAEFDGKPLQSTAKGEVDLDSEEDKTAHEAQRQEQQKEFADLIGWLEQTLTDHVKEVRLSTRLTESPACLITDTFEMTPALARIYRANGQDVPVGKRILELNPDHPLVTGLRQAHSERGEDADLAETAELLYGTALLAEGGALDDPARFAELLAQRLARTV from the coding sequence ATGAGCGCGAATGTGGAGCAGCTGGAGTTTCAGGCTGAGGCCCGTCAGCTGCTGGATTTGATGATTCATTCGGTCTACTCAAACAAGGACGCGTTCCTGCGGGAGCTGATCTCCAACGCCTCCGATGCACTGGACAAGCTGCGGCTTGAGGCTTTCCGTAACAAGGACCTCGAGGTAGACACCTCCGATCTGCACATCGAGATCGAGGTCGACACGTCGGCCCGCACGTTGACCGTTCGCGACAACGGCATCGGCATGTCGCGCGATGAGGTGGTGGACCTGATCGGCACCCTGGCGCGCTCCGGCACCGCCGAGCTGCGTCAGCAACTGCGTGAGGCCCAGAACGCCGAAGCGTCCGAAGAGCTGATCGGCCAGTTCGGGATCGGATTCTATTCGGTGTTCATGGTGGCCGACCGCGTCGAGATGGTCACCCACAAGGCGGGCCAGAGCGAAGGCATTCGTTGGGCGTCCAGTGGCGATGGCACCTACACCATCGAACCTGTCGACAGTGCCCCGCAGGGCACGTCGATCACCTTGCACCTCAAGCCCGAAGACGCCGAAGATGAGCTGCACGACTACACCGCGGAGTGGACCATTCGCGGCCTGGTCAAGAAGTACTCGGACTTCATCGCCTGGCCGATCCGGATGCAGGTCGAACGCCGAACGCCGCCCGAGCAAGAGGGCGGTGATGAGACGGTCACCGTCGAGACCCAGACGCTGAACTCGATGCAGGCGCTGTGGGCGCGTCCCAAAGAAGAAGTCTCGCAAGAGGAATACAGCGAGTTCTACAAGCACATCGCACACGCCTGGGATGAGCCGCTCGAAGTCATCGCGATGAAGGCCGAAGGTACCTTCGAATATCAGGCGCTGCTGTTCATCCCGTCGCACGCCCCGTTCGACCTGTTCAGCCGCGATGCTCAGGTGGGGGTCCAGCTCTACGTCAAACGGGTTTTCATCATGGGCGACTGTGACCAGCTGATGCCCGAGTACCTGCGCTTCATCAAGGGTGTCGTGGACGCCGCGGACATGTCACTGAACGTCTCGCGGGAGATCTTGCAGCAGGACCGCCAGATCAACGCTATACGCCGACGGCTGACCAAAAAGGTGCTGTCGACCATCAAAGAGCTTCAGTCCCAACGGCCTGAGGACTACCGCACCTTCTGGACGGAGTTCGGTCGCGTCGTCAAGGAAGGCCTGCTGTCCGACTTCGACAATCAGGACGCGTTGCTGGGGATCAGCTCATTCGCCTCGACACACAGCGACTCCGAGCCGACCACCCTGGCTCAGTACGTCGAACGCATGAAAGACGGCCAGGAGCAGATCTTCTACGCCACCGGTGAGTCACGCCAGCAGCTGCTCAGATCGCCGCACCTGGAGGCGTTCAAGGCCAAGGGTTACGAGGTGCTCCTGCTGACCGACCCGGTCGACGAGCTGTGGGTCAACACCGTCGCCGAGTTCGACGGCAAGCCCTTGCAGTCGACAGCCAAGGGTGAGGTGGACCTGGACTCCGAGGAAGACAAGACCGCGCACGAGGCGCAGCGCCAGGAACAGCAGAAGGAATTCGCGGACCTGATCGGCTGGCTCGAGCAGACCTTGACCGACCACGTCAAAGAGGTGCGGCTGTCGACTCGGTTGACGGAGTCACCGGCCTGCTTGATTACCGACACTTTTGAGATGACCCCGGCGTTGGCACGGATCTACCGCGCCAATGGTCAAGACGTGCCGGTGGGCAAGCGGATCCTCGAACTCAATCCAGACCATCCGCTGGTCACCGGTCTGCGTCAAGCCCACAGCGAGCGTGGCGAAGACGCCGACTTGGCCGAGACCGCAGAGCTGCTCTACGGGACTGCCCTGTTGGCCGAGGGCGGCGCGCTCGATGACCCGGCACGCTTCGCCGAACTGCTGGCGCAGCGACTGGCCCGTACCGTCTGA
- a CDS encoding TldD/PmbA family protein, whose protein sequence is MTVNREIDAEFVALPRHALADAALSAAKAAGAEHADLRIHRIATEIIRLRDGELETAVINRELGFAVRVVVDGTWGFASHAELAPDVAADTARRAVQVAKTLAVLNAERVELAAEPVYRDASWVSDYLIDPFEVATSDKIDVLEDYSGRLLSADGVDHVSASLTAVKEQTFYADTFGSAITQQRVRLMPVLDAVTVGPDGFDSMRTLAPPTARGWEAVADDTVWDWSDELAQLPVLLAEKMKAHGVIAGPTDLVIDPTNLWLTIHESIGHATEYDRAIGYEAAYAGTSFATPDKLGTLRYGSPVMNVTADRTVPYGLASIGYDDEGVAAQSWDLVRDGRFVGYQLDRVFAPRLGQSRSNGCSYADSPHHVPIQRMANVSLQPGTDDLSTADLIARVANGIYIVGDRSWSIDMQRYNFQFTGQRFFRIRDGRLDGQLRDVAYQATTTDFWNAMEAVGGASTWRLGGAFNCGKAQPGQVAAVSHGCPSALFRGINVLNTRSEGGRE, encoded by the coding sequence GTGACAGTGAACCGGGAGATCGACGCCGAGTTTGTTGCCCTGCCTCGCCACGCGCTGGCCGACGCCGCGTTGTCGGCGGCTAAAGCCGCCGGTGCCGAGCACGCCGACCTGCGTATTCACCGCATCGCGACGGAGATCATCCGGCTGCGCGACGGCGAGTTGGAGACCGCCGTGATCAACCGTGAGCTCGGCTTCGCGGTCCGCGTGGTCGTCGACGGCACCTGGGGCTTCGCCTCGCATGCCGAGTTGGCGCCGGATGTCGCGGCCGACACGGCGCGGCGCGCCGTGCAGGTGGCCAAGACCCTGGCCGTGCTCAATGCCGAGCGGGTTGAGCTTGCCGCCGAACCGGTGTACCGCGATGCCAGCTGGGTATCGGACTATCTGATCGATCCCTTCGAGGTGGCCACCTCCGACAAGATCGACGTGTTGGAGGACTACTCGGGCCGGCTGTTGTCGGCAGACGGGGTGGACCATGTTTCGGCCTCGCTCACCGCTGTCAAGGAGCAGACCTTCTACGCCGACACGTTCGGCTCGGCGATCACCCAGCAGCGGGTGCGGCTGATGCCGGTCCTCGATGCGGTCACCGTAGGGCCGGACGGCTTCGACTCGATGCGCACTCTGGCGCCCCCGACTGCGCGGGGCTGGGAGGCGGTGGCCGACGACACCGTGTGGGACTGGTCGGACGAGTTGGCGCAGCTTCCGGTGCTGCTCGCGGAGAAGATGAAGGCCCACGGCGTGATCGCCGGGCCTACGGATCTGGTGATCGATCCGACGAATCTGTGGCTGACCATCCACGAATCCATCGGCCATGCAACCGAGTACGACCGAGCTATCGGCTATGAGGCGGCCTACGCCGGAACATCGTTCGCCACCCCCGACAAGCTGGGCACGCTGCGCTACGGCTCGCCGGTGATGAACGTGACCGCGGACCGCACGGTGCCCTACGGACTGGCCAGCATCGGCTATGACGACGAGGGTGTGGCCGCTCAGAGCTGGGACCTGGTGCGCGACGGACGATTCGTCGGCTACCAGCTGGACCGGGTGTTCGCGCCACGGTTGGGTCAGTCCCGCTCCAATGGCTGTTCCTATGCCGACTCGCCGCACCATGTTCCGATTCAGCGGATGGCCAACGTGTCGCTGCAGCCGGGCACCGACGACCTGTCCACCGCGGACCTGATCGCCCGGGTAGCCAACGGCATCTACATCGTGGGCGACCGATCATGGTCTATCGACATGCAGCGCTACAACTTCCAGTTCACCGGACAACGGTTCTTCCGGATTCGCGACGGCCGGCTCGATGGCCAACTCCGCGACGTGGCCTATCAGGCGACCACCACCGATTTCTGGAACGCCATGGAAGCGGTCGGTGGTGCCTCGACGTGGCGGTTGGGCGGGGCGTTCAACTGCGGCAAGGCTCAGCCCGGCCAGGTGGCCGCGGTCAGCCACGGCTGTCCGTCAGCGCTGTTCCGGGGGATCAACGTGCTCAACACGCGCAGCGAAGGGGGCCGGGAATGA
- a CDS encoding PPE family protein → MSAPLWLASPPEVHSTLLSSGPGAGTLLGAAQVWHSLSYEYSSAASELISTLHLVRAGSWRGPSAERYAESHLPYLAWLEKSSSEAVSTAMQHEIGAAAYAAALATMPTLAELAANHTAHATLVATNFFGINTVPIAVNEADYARMWVQAAGVMEGYQAVSDAALASVPQAAPAPAIVAFDEGDDGADTGNGGGSNLADYLPALLQFADLFDEWIIQGIIYSIAASPAMIGSLGAAEVEELAVGPPAAAAAGAAVGAPLPRAPQVAAGASAWPAMAANPAAPGAGAAANPPAPSPAAAAPAAATISAAVAFRSPPTGGSDPHTPVGPSLTDGDKSSAPAAGAAVTSRKPASARRRRRTAAKDPGIRVSMNSELPTDRVQPASSTSPIASQRATGSLGFDGTHRRDTSSHASGLTTVNDAVFEDGPIVPMMPATWDDAGEPPPKPS, encoded by the coding sequence CCGAAGTACATTCGACCCTGTTGAGTAGCGGACCAGGTGCTGGCACGCTACTGGGCGCCGCGCAGGTCTGGCACTCGCTGAGCTACGAATATAGCTCGGCAGCAAGCGAATTGATTAGCACTCTGCATCTAGTTCGGGCCGGGTCATGGCGTGGTCCTAGCGCTGAACGCTACGCGGAGTCGCACCTGCCGTATCTGGCGTGGTTGGAGAAATCCAGTAGCGAAGCCGTGTCGACGGCGATGCAGCACGAAATAGGTGCGGCGGCCTACGCTGCCGCCTTGGCCACCATGCCGACCCTCGCCGAGCTGGCCGCCAACCACACGGCACACGCCACATTGGTAGCGACAAACTTCTTTGGTATCAACACTGTTCCGATTGCCGTGAACGAAGCCGACTATGCGCGGATGTGGGTCCAGGCGGCCGGCGTCATGGAGGGCTATCAAGCGGTCTCCGATGCCGCGTTGGCGTCAGTTCCCCAGGCGGCACCGGCTCCGGCGATCGTGGCGTTCGATGAGGGCGACGACGGCGCCGACACCGGCAACGGTGGCGGATCGAACTTGGCCGACTACCTTCCGGCGCTTCTTCAATTTGCTGACCTGTTCGACGAATGGATCATTCAGGGGATCATCTACAGCATCGCGGCAAGCCCGGCGATGATCGGAAGCCTTGGTGCGGCAGAGGTTGAAGAGCTGGCTGTCGGCCCGCCTGCCGCAGCCGCGGCAGGCGCGGCCGTCGGGGCTCCCTTACCACGAGCACCGCAGGTGGCGGCCGGGGCCTCGGCATGGCCTGCTATGGCAGCAAACCCGGCCGCGCCGGGCGCGGGGGCGGCCGCCAACCCACCCGCACCCAGCCCCGCAGCGGCCGCCCCGGCAGCGGCGACGATTTCCGCCGCGGTGGCGTTTCGCTCGCCGCCGACCGGGGGAAGCGATCCCCACACGCCGGTCGGGCCGTCGTTGACCGACGGCGACAAGTCGTCGGCCCCGGCTGCTGGTGCTGCGGTCACCTCACGCAAGCCAGCATCGGCACGGCGACGGCGCCGAACCGCCGCCAAGGATCCGGGCATCCGGGTCAGCATGAACTCTGAGCTACCGACCGATCGCGTCCAGCCGGCATCCTCGACGTCGCCGATTGCCTCGCAGCGGGCCACCGGAAGCCTGGGGTTCGACGGGACGCATCGCCGGGATACCAGTTCGCACGCTAGCGGTTTGACCACCGTGAATGACGCGGTCTTCGAGGACGGCCCGATCGTGCCGATGATGCCCGCCACCTGGGATGACGCCGGTGAACCACCCCCGAAGCCGTCCTGA
- a CDS encoding carbohydrate ABC transporter permease gives MADSPRAPRSSALGYALLAPSLFGVVAFLLLPMLVVVWLSLHRWDLLGPISYVGAENWRSVLTDPVFGNSLVVTVLFVALVVPLQTLLGLAVAVLLARGLPGSGAFRTIYVLPWICAPLAIAVLWRWILSPTDGAVSTVLQHRIEWLTDPGLALPVTSAVVVWTNVGYVALFFLAGILAIPTQVLSAARIDGANGWQRFWRVTLPMLRPTLFFVLVTGVVSAAQVFDTVYALTGGGPSGRTDLIAHRIYDEAFGAAAIGRAAVMALVLFAVLVGVTVVQQLSLGRRVSYDLT, from the coding sequence ATGGCAGACTCGCCGCGCGCTCCCCGCTCCAGCGCGCTCGGCTACGCACTGCTGGCCCCCAGCCTGTTCGGGGTCGTCGCGTTCCTGCTGCTGCCGATGCTGGTGGTGGTGTGGCTGAGTCTGCACCGCTGGGATCTGCTGGGTCCGATCAGTTATGTGGGCGCCGAGAACTGGCGATCGGTGTTGACCGATCCGGTGTTCGGGAACTCTCTTGTGGTCACCGTGCTTTTCGTGGCCCTTGTGGTGCCGCTACAGACCTTGTTGGGGCTGGCTGTCGCCGTGCTGCTGGCCCGCGGGTTGCCCGGTAGCGGCGCGTTCCGCACCATCTACGTGCTGCCGTGGATCTGCGCACCGTTGGCGATTGCCGTGCTGTGGCGCTGGATTCTGAGCCCCACCGACGGCGCGGTGAGCACGGTGCTGCAACACCGCATCGAATGGCTGACCGATCCCGGGCTGGCGCTGCCGGTGACCTCGGCCGTGGTGGTGTGGACCAACGTCGGCTATGTCGCATTGTTCTTCCTGGCCGGCATCCTGGCCATCCCGACCCAGGTGTTGTCGGCGGCACGTATCGACGGAGCGAACGGGTGGCAGCGATTCTGGCGGGTCACGTTGCCGATGCTGCGGCCCACCCTGTTCTTTGTGCTGGTGACCGGGGTGGTCAGCGCGGCGCAGGTGTTCGACACCGTGTATGCGCTGACCGGCGGCGGACCGAGCGGCCGCACCGACCTGATCGCGCACCGCATCTATGACGAGGCGTTCGGCGCCGCGGCGATCGGCCGGGCCGCGGTGATGGCGCTGGTGCTGTTCGCCGTACTGGTCGGCGTGACGGTGGTACAACAGCTTTCGCTGGGTCGGCGGGTCAGCTATGACCTCACGTAA
- a CDS encoding PPE family protein yields MVDFGAAPPEVTSTKIYSGPGSGPLLAAAAAYDSLAAQLQAFATGYFSVVANLQSESWTGRASAAMAAAATLYAEWALATAGQVERAAGQARAAAATYENARTAIVPPALVTANRARLASLAATNVFGQNTPAIAATEFDYADMWAQDALAMFGYAASASTAAKLAPFQQPPQTTNPLGGAGQAAAVAGAAGSSTASDTQSLLSPLLAELPQQLGGLSTGQAAALPAQADPWLPLDLIAALNIVLGPTSFALQTARTISSVGSFALAGNAYLVAHAETGAGAANDEKPVQVSDEKPAVDSGSSGGRTVLAHMGSDVAPVGQLSVPPAWADATPVASVSKDPVWLSEDEVAVEMAVPDGSTDMSGAAPAMGMGPMAAMMGGAAATGRQTVSSALRVAPGRFTMPRPSLGG; encoded by the coding sequence ATGGTGGATTTCGGAGCGGCCCCGCCCGAGGTGACCTCGACGAAGATCTACTCCGGGCCCGGCTCGGGCCCTCTGCTGGCAGCCGCGGCGGCGTACGACTCGCTCGCTGCGCAACTGCAGGCCTTTGCCACCGGGTATTTTTCGGTGGTCGCCAACCTGCAGAGCGAAAGCTGGACCGGTAGGGCGTCTGCGGCGATGGCCGCTGCGGCAACACTGTACGCCGAGTGGGCGTTGGCAACGGCCGGCCAGGTGGAGCGTGCCGCCGGTCAGGCCCGTGCAGCGGCGGCCACCTACGAGAATGCCCGTACCGCGATTGTCCCGCCGGCACTGGTGACCGCCAACCGCGCCCGCCTGGCGAGCCTGGCCGCAACCAATGTTTTCGGTCAGAACACCCCCGCGATCGCGGCGACCGAATTCGACTATGCCGACATGTGGGCCCAAGACGCGCTGGCGATGTTTGGGTATGCCGCTTCGGCCTCGACGGCCGCCAAGCTGGCGCCGTTTCAACAGCCTCCGCAGACCACCAACCCTCTTGGTGGAGCTGGTCAGGCGGCCGCGGTCGCTGGTGCCGCCGGCTCCAGCACTGCCTCGGACACTCAAAGTCTGCTTTCGCCGCTTCTGGCCGAGCTGCCGCAGCAACTCGGCGGGCTCTCGACCGGGCAGGCTGCTGCGCTGCCCGCACAGGCGGATCCGTGGCTGCCGCTGGATCTGATCGCTGCCCTCAACATCGTGCTGGGACCGACCTCTTTTGCTTTGCAGACTGCCCGGACGATCTCGTCGGTGGGCTCCTTCGCGCTGGCCGGAAATGCTTATCTCGTCGCCCATGCCGAAACCGGCGCGGGCGCGGCGAACGATGAGAAGCCGGTCCAGGTGAGCGACGAGAAGCCGGCGGTGGATTCTGGATCCTCAGGTGGCCGAACGGTGCTGGCCCACATGGGCAGCGACGTCGCGCCGGTGGGACAGTTGTCGGTGCCGCCGGCGTGGGCCGATGCCACGCCGGTGGCATCGGTGTCTAAAGACCCGGTGTGGCTGTCTGAAGACGAGGTCGCGGTTGAAATGGCCGTGCCGGATGGTTCGACGGACATGTCCGGGGCTGCCCCGGCCATGGGAATGGGGCCGATGGCGGCCATGATGGGCGGCGCGGCGGCGACGGGACGTCAGACCGTGTCCAGTGCTTTGCGTGTCGCACCGGGGCGATTCACCATGCCCCGACCGTCCCTCGGCGGCTAA
- a CDS encoding PPE family protein has product MFDFGALPPEINSARMYSGPGSGPMMAAATAWDAVGIHLESLAAGYSEMMANLQGQVWAGAASDAMAVAAARYIAWASATAVQAESTAAQIRAVASAYETAFAATVPPTAVAANRAQLLMLVATNFFGQNGPAIAATEASYAQMWAQDASAMYGYAGASAQASALSPFQRPPETTNAGGQFAQYAASARASAEVVSGQTQLPVSELFAPAVEQPHVLAPAQPAQAGAVAASSPQTWPIVAELAVLGPTLGVLGIAQQVVFTTGSQGIFGVALLNAQEKAAAGGAVPNPSIQPGVPGSPQFPHAVLASAGRSAPVGKLTVPPGWLTAAQMTDTVDPGGRATRPAGSFGVPAEAPQALRPAANSAPMGAMGPMGRSGPRNDGIAAYRLRDRRFRFPRPPAGG; this is encoded by the coding sequence GTGTTTGATTTCGGCGCTCTACCCCCCGAAATCAATTCGGCCAGAATGTACTCCGGTCCGGGTTCGGGGCCGATGATGGCCGCGGCCACGGCCTGGGACGCTGTCGGAATTCACTTGGAGTCACTTGCAGCCGGCTACTCGGAGATGATGGCGAATCTCCAGGGCCAGGTGTGGGCGGGAGCTGCTAGCGACGCGATGGCCGTGGCCGCCGCGCGATACATCGCGTGGGCCTCGGCCACGGCGGTGCAAGCCGAGTCGACTGCAGCCCAGATTCGAGCGGTGGCCAGCGCGTACGAAACGGCCTTTGCGGCGACGGTGCCGCCGACAGCGGTAGCGGCCAACCGCGCCCAGTTGTTGATGCTGGTGGCCACGAACTTCTTTGGGCAGAACGGGCCGGCGATCGCCGCCACCGAGGCCAGCTACGCGCAGATGTGGGCCCAAGACGCCTCGGCCATGTACGGCTATGCCGGAGCCTCGGCGCAGGCATCCGCACTGAGCCCGTTTCAACGGCCGCCCGAGACCACCAACGCCGGCGGGCAATTCGCCCAATACGCCGCGTCGGCGCGCGCTAGCGCCGAGGTCGTCAGCGGGCAGACCCAACTACCGGTATCTGAGCTGTTTGCCCCCGCTGTGGAACAACCGCATGTCCTAGCCCCGGCACAACCGGCACAAGCCGGAGCTGTGGCGGCCTCGTCGCCGCAGACGTGGCCCATTGTCGCCGAGCTTGCCGTCTTGGGTCCCACGTTGGGGGTGTTGGGGATCGCTCAGCAGGTGGTCTTCACCACCGGATCGCAGGGCATCTTCGGTGTGGCACTTCTGAATGCACAGGAAAAGGCGGCCGCGGGAGGCGCAGTACCCAACCCGAGTATCCAGCCTGGGGTGCCTGGTTCGCCGCAGTTCCCCCACGCGGTGCTGGCCAGCGCTGGGCGGTCGGCGCCGGTGGGCAAGTTGACGGTGCCGCCGGGCTGGCTGACGGCAGCTCAGATGACCGACACCGTCGATCCTGGAGGGCGAGCAACCCGGCCAGCTGGTTCGTTCGGGGTCCCTGCTGAGGCACCCCAGGCGCTGCGGCCCGCTGCAAACAGCGCCCCGATGGGGGCGATGGGACCTATGGGGCGCTCGGGGCCCCGCAACGACGGTATTGCGGCATACCGGTTGCGTGACCGACGATTCCGGTTTCCCCGGCCGCCTGCCGGAGGGTAG